A single genomic interval of Labrus mixtus chromosome 6, fLabMix1.1, whole genome shotgun sequence harbors:
- the plek gene encoding pleckstrin, which translates to MEPQQIREGYLVKKGTVLNSWKAVWVVLSEDALEFYKKKTDRSPKGMIPLKQATLTSPCQDFGKRMHVFKITSEKKQDHFFQASHVEERECWVKDIKRAITCLQAGKKFARRSTRRSIRLPDQVNLTELYTLMKDQDDGVRELKLEQENRVFNHCFTGATVVEWLISKNKVRNRPEALVLAAGLMNEGFLQPASDLSKEGAESGEQTAFLDQTEALYYFADSGFFCEGYSSDEDVLLKEEFRGNIIKQGCLLKQGHRRRNWKVRKFILRDDPAYMHYYDPTKGDDPLGSIHLRGSVVTAVEYVPDAKKYDIDGNLFEIITSDEKHYFLQAATSEERKDWIKAVQTVSKSGK; encoded by the exons ATGGAGCCGCAACAGATCAGAGAGGGATACCTTGTGAAAAAG GGTACAGTGCTAAACTCCTGGAAGGCAGTGTGGGTGGTGCTGTCAGAAGATGCGTTGGAGTtctataaaaagaaaacagaccgTTCTCCAAAAGGAATGATTCCGCTGAAGCAAGCTACGCTCACCAGTCCCTGTCAGGATTTCGGAAAGCGGATG CATGTTTTCAAGATAACCTCGGAGAAAAAGCAGGATCACTTCTTCCAAGCCTCAcatgtggaagagagagagtgctggGTCAAGGACATCAAGAGAGCCATTACCTGCCTTCAGGCAGGAAAAAAGTTTGCCAGGAGATCAACAAGACGCTCCATTCGCCTGCCCGACCAAGTCAACCTGAC TGAGCTGTACACATTAATGAAAGACCAGGATGATGGAGTGAGGGAGCTAAAATTGGAGCAGGAGAATCGTGTTTTCAACCACTGCTTCACAG GTGCTACAGTGGTAGAGTGGCTGATCTCAAAGAACAAAGTGAGAAACCGGCCTGAGGCTCTCGTGTTAGCAGCAGGGCTCATGAACGAGGGTTTTCTCCAGCCGGCTAGTGACCTGTCAAAAGAGGGAGCAGAGAGTGGAGAGCAAACAGCCTTCTTAGATCAGACAGAAGCTCTATATTACTTT GCAGACAGCGGCTTCTTCTGCGAGGGCTACTCAAGTGATGAAGATGTGCTTTTGAAGGAAGAATTCAGAGGAAACATCATAAAACAGGGCTGTTTACTCAAGCAG gGACATAGGAGAAGAAACTGGAAGGTTCGAAAGTTCATATTGAGAGATGACCCTGCTTATATGCACTATTATGATCCAACAAAG GGTGATGACCCTCTGGGCTCAATTCATCTCCGTGGGTCTGTTGTCACGGCTGTGGAGTACGTGCCTGATG CCAAAAAATATGACATTGATGGCAACCTCTTTGAGATCATTACCTCGGATGAGAAGCACTACTTCCTCCAGGCTGCCACATCTGAGGAGAGAAAGGACTGGATCAAGGCTGTGCAGACGGTGTCAAAGAGTGGAAAGTAA